GTGCTTTCCAATATAATATCTGAACTTATGGAAAGTATTAGGCCTATggtttcaataaatttttctagCTGGAGTGTCTTTTCACTAAATCTTGATGTGATATgttaatgatatattttacttcCTAGACTTGCATTTAATGAGAATTCTTTGTAGTTAACTTACAGGTTACATCATTGTGATTCTCAAGATTTTTGGGGCAGAAGTTAGTTATGCAATTATACGGGTAGTAGAATTAACAGCATCatcttgcattttttatcccattaTCTACGCATTTTAAGTTACACATGCACTAAGCCCTTGTAATTGCTATGTATTTGTGGATCCatacttttcatatgtttCTATTATGCATGTGGTATGACATCTTCAATTCAGCACTATTTATACATCATATTTCAAGAGACACGGCTTTGTGAGTGGTATCTGTGTATTTGATACAACATATTAGTGGAAACAGCTCGCTTGTTAAAAACCTTGAATTGAATCAGTGCTTACTTGAAAAAATCATGTTAACTTTTCAGGTAAAATGCTACAGTATTATCTATGCTACAGGAGCCACTGCAAGGAGGCTGAGCTTGCCTCGAGAAGATGAATTTTGGAGTAGAGGAATCAGTGCCTGTGCAATTTGTGATGGAGCATCCCCACTGTTCAAAGGTCAAGTTCTTGCTGTGGTTGGAGGAGGTGATACAGCTACAGAGGAAGCTTTGTACTTGACTAAATATGCTCGTCATGTCCACTTACTTGTTCGTAAGGACCACTTAAGGGCATCTAAAGCCATGCAGGATAGGTAAGTTGATACGTCATTCTCGCGAATGCTTCAATAAAAGGACTAATTTGCAAATTATTGCTGGAAAATGATTGTCTTTGCTAAGCATTGTGAAATTCTGGGGACTTGATATAAGAAGGAAAATGTTTGTGATTAGAAAAATGTGTCATGGTTTCCTTCCTCTTTCGTCAAAGTTGGCTTGTAGAATTTGTGATTAGAAAATCGTGTCATGGTTTCCTTCCTTATTCATCAAAGTTGGCTTGCAGCTTGGCAACTTACAGAAATAAAGCTGCCAAACAGTTGTGGTCAATTTTCTATTAGTTCACTTAATTTCAGTTATATGTTTTAGAATGAATCAAATAACTTTTCTTGAGCAAATCTTTGGTAGTAAAATAAacatttgtttatttgaatACGTATTTAATAAAGGATGAATTGTATTGATGTAtatgatgataaaaataagtatgagTAAGGAcgattatttgatattttatcataatccTAAGAAATTACTGAATTGGGTGTTGACTCGTTCACATAAGGTTTCagcttcctttcttttttcgttGATTCCATTTCTGTAGCTTTCGTTCCTGTCTTCTAAATCTGACTGTTGAATCATTTTCGAACAAATTCTGTCCTGGAACCAGAGGCTGCAAACTGACTTGATAACTTAAAGAATTTACTGGGAAGTCATTGTcctgatttttaaaaattgcttTTGGGAAGAATTCATGGTGTTCAAGAATACACAATCTTATAATTGCAGAAGATAAATATAGCATTTGGAAACTGAACTTGGCTGCTTCGTGAAAGAGAATGAGATTGAATTACTTTTAAAGATGTATAACCCAGTTTTGCTAATTCTTTAAGGTATATGCTGTATGTTGTGTGTCTTTTCCTTCCTGCTCCTATCATGGTGTAGCATTCTTAATGTTTATGGCTTATCTTGTCAATTAAACATTATCATTGGTTCATAAGGCTCTGCTTCTACACTCTAGTAACCTCCCTACGTGTAAATGGTTGCtagttattttgttatatctcCATATTACAAGTAGGACCTGAATTTCACTTAAAAACATAGGACCTAAATTTGgtaagaaatggaaaatgtcACAGTTCGCATCACACTGGAATTTCATCTGTTGGTCCTGGTTTGCCTTTCCCGGTTGTATAGGTTTTCCACCCATTTGAAGGTCATTTTGGATGTCTTCCATTACTTTATTGACCGTTTTATCGGGTCAATTGAATTACTAATGAACAATGTTGTTTAAGTTTCAACTCCCTGAATGTTTGTTTAACAGGTTAATTATGGCGAATGTTTCAGAGTATTTAACAATCCAAACGTCACCGTCCACTTCAATACAGAAACGGTGGATGTTGTCAGCAACACAAAAGGGCAGATGTCAGGCGTATTGATCAGAAAGGCTGATACTAATGAAGAATCTGTTCTGGAAGTGAAAGGCTTGTTTTATGGGATAGGTCATTCTCCGAATAGTCAGTTGTTGGAAGGCCAGGTTGATCTTGATGCCGCTGGCTATGTTTTGGTCGAAGCAGGTTCTGCAAAAACTTCAGTAGAGGGTGTATTTGCTGCTGGTGATGTACAGGTAAAACATGGCATaggttatttttttctcatgcaTCCTATCTGTACCTTTATTGAGTTTTAGCAGTATTTGTGCTTTACTGCCATCATATTTGGAACGGAGACCTCTATACAAAGGCATTCTTGTTGAAAGTTCCTGGCTAAGCTGGGTGATAACTCTCTGATTTGCAAGTGTACCAAATAGCCTGGCTCAGTTGCCTCGCCTAATCAAGCAGTCACCTATGACCAATTCAATTCTGGAAATTCCAGTCAGGATTTTACTTTCTATTATGTAGTCCATTTTGGGTTAAGACTTTTAATTTgagttgtatataaattttctctGATAAAATTGGCAATCAACTACCTCCACTGTCAGACTGCAGCAGTATGCAAAAAGATTATGTATTCACCCCCTAACTTTCACATAAGACCATGCCAATTGTGATGCTCCACAACATGTACTGTCCAGTTGCATTGATTAGTTTTTCGTGTTTCTTGTTTCTGAACTGTTTTGTACCTGTGAAAGTCATGGGCTTCCTGATGGACttcaatcttattttgttatcTGTAAATAGGACCATGAATGGAGGCAAGCCATAACTGCAGCTGGATCAGGATGCATCGCAGCTTTGTCAGTTGAACGATATCTTACGAGCAAAGATCTATTGATTGAATTCCACCAGGCATGTGATTTCTTGTGGCCTCTGACTTTTGCTTGACAtgattttctttgatttaATATCTCTGAAAATGAATGCCTGATATATTGACTCCCTTTAAATCATAAGGAACTCTATTTATACATCTCCTTGAGTTGGAATGTTAAGTCTTGACTGTAAAAGGAGGGAACCCTAAAAGTAGTGTAAGTTATCTTATATCTCTACTGCATGCAGCCTGCTACCGAAGAGGTTAAGAAGGAACTTACTGACAGAGATGTAAAAGAAGGTTTTGATATCACGACGACAAAGCACAGGGGTCAGGTATGACTCACTATAGGGAACCTTAACTTTTACAATATTGCCAacctaatataatataaatttttatttagcaAACATTCGCCTTTGCAGTATGCTCTACGGAAGCTGTATCATGAAAGCCCAAGACTTCTCTGTGTCCTATATACAGCACCAACATGTGGTCCTTGTAGGACTTTGAAACCAATTCTTAGCAAGGTATATCATCTCATCCCAAAGAGGAGATGTTCTTTATTTCTAAGCTATAGTGTGTGTACTTTGTTTCAGTCTCCATGTTTTTAACAACTTAGTCAGCGAACAATCAGTATTTGCTCTTAAACATAGAACTTAGTTACTCAAAGCGATTTCCTTAACCTGTTCACCATTGGAAAAAACATTCATGAAATGCTCTACTCTGAATCTTATCTGGCAGGTAATAGATGAATTTGATCAGAATGTCCATTTTGTTGAGATCGATATAGAGGAAGACCCTGAGATTGCTGAGGCTGCTGGAATCATGGGTACACCGTGTGtacaatttttcaagaataagGAAATGATCAGGTTGGTTACATTTTGAGCCTCTTGTTccatattttgaaagaaaagcaCAAGTATATCATGATTGTCCTAGCTATCAGGCTCTTCACTTTCCTTAAAGTGTTCCTTGAAGATGCCAGATACCCGTATCATGNNNNNNNNNNNNNNNNNNNNNNNNNNNNNNNNNNNNNNNNGCAGTTGTTAACTGTATTACAAATCACTAGAAAGTTGTTCCAGAAAATACAAGTTGATACCAAACTTTTGACTTTAATCTGCAGGACCGTATCGGGTGTCAAAATGAAGAAAGAGTATAGAGAATTCATCGAAGCGAACAAATAATCCCTTGCTGGACGAGTGAAAACTGAGCTTCGTCTCTGTTCCTTCAATCGCCCAGGTACCTACTTCTATCAATTCATTAAACATGcaattcaattttgatatGTAAAATTGTATTCAGATATGCTTGTAATTCCCCATATTATCCTCAAAATAATGAGATTGTACATTCAGAATAGTCTCAAAGAAGCatgtttgtatttttccaATGGCTTCCCCAATCAGTTCTGAATTTACCCTCCACAAACTCAAAATCCGACCACATTTTCATGGACCAATCACCAATATgagactaaaactaaaatttgggAATGTCAACTTCAAGAAATGAATGACTCAAGTGATTTTAAAGGACCAATTATAATATGTACTCATTACATAAATTGCTACGTGTTGTGTCTTTATAGTATTTTCCCCAAGTTATAAtagaattatgtattttaattagtgTATTCAAATCATATTATACTTATGATGTGATTGGCCACATCCTCGCATTTGTATTGTATCCATAGAATATAGGTTGATTGCAAGGGATCGACATAGAATTTTGAACAAGGAGGCAAGCAGCTAGGTATTCTTTGAGTCtaatttttacttccattATTCTTTACTTTCAAGTCATGGTATTCAATTGCATGTAGCAATTTTCATGTTTAGAGATTTTACAATTAGATGATCTtccaaaattccaaaattcatATAGCGACGACGAGTCATATACTTAGAAATAGTCAAAATTCCAATTTTCAAATGGTGTAATTCACCCCATGACTTTGATGCAATGTTCTAAAATCTGGACCGTTTATTGAACTGGAAAAATGATTGGGTCAATGGTCACTGATTTAATCGTTGGGTGAATCGTGTATGtcgtaataaaaattacaattatctttTTCTGCCAAAGTACTTAACTATCTCAACTCTTTTccaatagaaagaaaaagattaaattattaaatagaatttagcaaaattaatagataattaatatttaccacttatttacttatatttaccACTGATTTAGTAGTCTTTTTGTCTCTGTCGTCGGCAATTTTACAATAATCCGACATTGGAGAAGCGACCAAGGCTGTTATACCTACAAAAATTTGATCCATAGGGGACTTCagtccaaaataaaaaagtggtTAATTAGATGTGGACCCTCTCTAaagatatgaaattatattattttttaaaaaaaattataattataattacactccctcGAAAATTCTCTGTCTACACTGAGCCCATTTTATTAGGATTTGTACAGTGGACCCTCTTCCATTAGGATTAGATGAAAAATGGTGATGTTAGCAAAAGAGATTATacaagtttttaatttttgctcctcatttaacattttcatgtttatttttgtacttttaaggggataaatgtaatatttatatatatgaagcgAGGTTAATgtcattacattttttccttataagtacaaaattattacatgaaagtgttaaatgaggggtaaaattaaaaatttatgtgattaCTTTGCTAATGTTAATAAGTTTCGTCCAAACCCTAGTGAAAAAGTGTTACTTgcaaacaataaatttttggagggtgtgtaaatataattttaaaattcttttgggGAAAATGTAATTCCGTATATTTAAAGGaagtttaagtgtaattaatttcaaaaagaaatgTGGTTAAAATGGCACTCCAAATTTAAGTCTGgaatatcatatataaaattcaccAGAATCCTATCAAATGGCGTCATGTAAGTCGGAATAAATTTCAAGGGAAGTAATTATagttttcaataaaatagGGACGTATCcgtaatttatttagattaaGCTAAACATTAGGAGTGtggatgtaatttatttatctattgtTTTAGATTATTAATAGATGGCTCTGATGATGTTGCtcctttcaaaatttaggataaattacacttatttctttaaaattcgTTATAATTAtaggtataaaaattataaatatttttttaaaattaataataatttaacaaatatcccttcataacaatttattaataaaagatatttagtaaacgattgttaattttaataaaatatatattattttttaaataataaaaaaatatttataattaagataaatcatttgaaaaaagTGGGTACCCATTTAGTTACTATGCACTGATATGATAACTAAAAGGGATGGTGTGGTAccaatatgtaaatatttgcTTCAATTCCAATTTGGATTCCTCATCATACCCACTTTTTTTGTAGGCTGTAATGATATGGTTTCCCCCATGTTTTGGGGAAAGTAAAACCTTCTTTCATCAACACTAATGCACCTTATGACAAGATAAGGTGGTGTGTGGACAAGAGCACTTTgcatttatgattttgatcatgaattcaaattatttgaaacgTATTTAGggattaaatttgttaaaaaggGATCAAATGTGTTATGTTTAAGATTAAATtcgttaaaaattaaaaatactaaatatatatatgtagtaagTTACATGGCCAAAAATTCtaacaaagacaaaaaatgtaattttgccaAAGTATAAAATACAAGTAAAAGTTGCATCACTTGCCAAATTTTAATGTTATCATACATACATCTCTATGTATTAAATCtcccaaatttcaaaatcagcatatatataattaagtaatatataatcaaattcgAAGCAAGAAAATACTGAGTTCGGGACCTCCATTTCCATCCGGGTTCAACATGTAGAACGCCTCCGAGTCACGGCTCCCCACCACCCTCTCGAACCGGGCCCTCATGTAAAGCAACTCCCCCTCCGCCGCTCCCCGCCCATCATCCACCAACGGAATCACCCCCGCCCCCACCGACACGCTCTGCACCGTCCTCAGCACCTGCCAGTCCGATTCACTGCAACTTCTCGACACCGCGTACCCGCACTTCCTCCCGTTGCAGTACATCGTCCACGCCGGCTCTCCGAACAACCGCACCGCCGTCCCACGAGGCTGGTGCGTCTTCTCGCACTCCAGGGCGATCCTCACCAGACCAGAAGACATTTCTTTCACCAGGGCGGAGGTTGACACCGCGAGTTCTATGATCAAAACGGGTTCTGATCGCGGGTCGTCCTGCACGGCGAAGCTGACGTGGCCGCGCCGGTGGCCGAAGAGGGTCCCGGTGACTTTCCGTCCGAGCGAGGGGGTGATGGAGAGTTGCGTGGGAATGCTGAGCCATCTGCATGTGGGGAGGATGGAGGGGAAGGTGAAAATTGAAAGGAGTGATCGGAGGAAGGTGGAGAGGCCGCCGCTTCTGGTTCTCGTAAGGCGGGAATCGGAGGCAAGGCGGACGAGGGGACGATCGAATCCATCGAGGGGCTCCGGCGGGGGGTTGATGGCAGAGGTGGATCTTATATAGTTGGCTGGAATGATCTTGCTGGTGCTCTTGCAGCTGCTGGTTCTTGGAAGAGCACTGGGAACTGTGTGCTGATCATATTGTCTCATGATGGAGcccatatacatatatgaatgTGTATAGAATATTATGTGATcaagaaacttaaaaaaacTGTGTAGTGTGAGAGTGTGTTTGAGAAAGATGAGAgaattgagaaaatcttgTGAAAATAATCAGAGAAGATTGAAGTATGAATTTCTTGTgaagagtgtgtgtgtgtgtgtgtgtgtgtgtgtatgtgatATTGgagaaatgaagaagagaaagagaagaggGATGCgctgatgaaaatgaaatgatggTGTTGGGAGATTTACGCAAATTTAAAGGCAAACTCTGGAGCTTTGTGCTGCCTATTCATCATTGCAATCCACTCatgcttattttaaatatttaaatcaaaacaaatatcatatacttattaattattttagatctcatcaaattaaatttaaattaaattttttttattttcaaattaaattttctattactatcgtttttttattttattttacatatacaattcacgtatataaaaattacgtgattcaaattttatttatacggtgtgtatatgtaaaatcaagttcaaaatgtaacagaaattgcaaaagaaaaaaaatgaatccacctttatttaaatccaaacccatcattttttacttaatttttttttaaagagatgATTACATATGGACCCTGCAAACTCATTACCAGATATACACGTGCGAATTTTGCAATGACGTTCATCTGCTTTAGGACAGGAGCCTACGACTCTTCCTCTTtaaataacttaattaattaatcccccccccccccccccccccaagaaaaaaaaaataataattcccaGCAGGACCCTTGTTCATAAACAAGTCACAAAATTATAGCCATAGTGGAGTATGaagtttacttattttttttgcttggaatttttaatgatatttgGGACAGCTTTTCTTGTGGAAAATttgtttaacataatttatgtataatttctcaatgggtaataattaataattatatctcaaattaacattaattaattaatgggtTGTACATTACAATTTGTGAATAAAAATAGGTATTGACcaatgttttcatttattttatttttgttgtaatgaAGTTTATTAAGAAAAGACATTTTCAAGGTCAAAATTTCCAATAAAGCATAGTTGCCAACATTTTTTGACATATAGAAcaacactttttttttgttcaaaatttaaaattcattaagtGTTATCCaacttttaagaaaaaaaaaaaaaaactatccGCATATTAATAATTACGGATATATGTactgattaaatttatttttaaaatatacttattcttgtctgatttatttaaattgtacaccaatcataTGACAAATGTAATGCAGTGATCGTGGTATAATTAACTCGAATTTGAggtgaaattaattttcgGACACTTTGATCAGTCCAGCCAAAGTTTGTCAAGATAATGTAATCTAATTTCTAACCCATTTTTAATGTTAATGATTGCTCGTTGACCATTAGATTAGTATCACTACATAATGGTCGAGGGtagttaaaattgaaaacgacgccaattaataattaattaattacaattataaaaataagtaattatcttagaattaactaaaaaaaattaatttatttgcacctcaaatttaatcataaattatcTTAGCCGTTGAAACACCCCAACTGAAAGCGATATCCGGACAtgaatgtaatattaaaatttctagtcaattacaaaataaaataaaataaaattcatgtGTAATTGAGAGGAGACTTTATGccactaatttaaaaaatttaagataattGGGGTCCTTAATCCCctacttaattatttgataggaataattacactgccCGCAGctgaattttgatataattacacgtaaattttgtgtatttcgagaaattacatataatacatcTGAAGTTTATTTCTACCTAATAAATAGGTCTttctgttagttaaaattcattaaatttattgatattaacaaaaaatttgagtgaaatttatatttacccctgAAGTATGATTGAGTTATTataggttaaataaatattttctgacgAAATTTCCCTTATAAGAGcgaatatatacttttttacataaattaatgtatgaaaatacacaaaaatagttaaaaatatttaatatatagggacgatgtaattattccaaattaataGTTAGGGTAAAGTATTTAATGAAACTAAAATCTGGGCCGGTTCCGAACCGGTTGAAAATTTGGGCTTCGGATCCCACTGGTGGCCTACCCGTTTGACCGCTGGGATCCATTTACATATACCGACACGTGGACAGTTTTATTACCACCAGCAGACATTATCATCGTTTTTTAAAGTCCACTTATGTCAgcattagttttttcttttaattgtaattttttaattccgACATTATATCAGCAGCAATAGGTCacaattattaaagaaaaactctAATCCAAGTTGGtccgaattaaattaattatataaataaatataatatatttattatgtaattatttattttttaactataaatcatacaataaatatatcatacttattatataattaattttaatttggccAAACtcgatttaaataaaaaaaatttaattttgatttaatacagaattttaaattaaatatttattttttaattatatattttttacgaATCGATTACAGTTACATCATTATTTTCAATCATCAATACAACCTAATGATGTGATTAATGCTTCAATTTtgctaattaaataatactttatttgtaatttttatttaattatatagtaaaaaaaaggTACCAATGATTAGTGTAGTGTGGATTATTAGTAAAAAGTGACCAgaaattaatcatatgatCATTAATGGACTcctaacaataataattagtgaTTCCTAAATTCtgtatgataatatatttagttgaTTTCGAGCGTGCAACTATTTGGACCACAACATATGATTCCTAGCAAATaatgctctctctctctctctctctctctctctctatatatatatatatatggcatgtacaaattttgttttggcCTTCTTCactttacatatattattatatttaaattaattaaattatttcgttgaattttgactaacataaggatctatttgttaaagagaaacaaattttataggtactacataattaattattcaaatcacaagaggtttacgtgtaattagaATAAACTTCAGGAGAGGgcaattaatgtaattatccctagaaagtataaaaataaaataattacaatacacATTATTTATGTGGTTCGAAAAAAAATCTCTTACTTACAAAAATGTCGAAGATCAATTTCTATTAGGTAGTTGAATCCACGGTCGTCATCGAACCTGAATGTAATATCGCGCGGGTCGGATTTCGCACTCCGGTACATCTGATCATTCACATTCAAAATATCTTgcgattaattaaatagtgtGCTACAATTATGAGTTAAATCAACTCTAAAAGACATAATTAAGAGAGAATTAAAGAATGAAGCaacttaattataagtaaTGGTGTTTGATTACATCTTAATTCCATTATAATTGAAGCAGGACCACTAATCCATAAACACGATTCATCATatgctatgatttttaaagtCGTGTGATGAGTATGTATTATTCCACCATGGTCGTGATCTCGCCTCATCATCACAATCCCTGTACTTGTGCTTCCAAACAAACTGATGAAAACGTACCAAACTAATTCTTTTTGGGGAGAAATGGAAACACGTTTTTTACTTGAGAAAGTGAGATTCGAAACGTTGGAGATTTGGATGGACCACTCATCAAACATCAAACCGGAAATTGAATCCAtcattgtatttatttatttatt
This region of Sesamum indicum cultivar Zhongzhi No. 13 linkage group LG4, S_indicum_v1.0, whole genome shotgun sequence genomic DNA includes:
- the LOC105159832 gene encoding thioredoxin reductase NTRC — translated: MAFTPHPKITSGLVLGAGAEIGNGAGFGAPPTSALSSMATPSTLSNTLLPSRNNLLFLKPGLTRRRTIPFQASAFSTRLSHRRVIGSAFRVAAVAASAEEQPSSSAQGIENVVIIGSGPAGYTAAIYAARANLKPVVFEGFQVGGVPGGQLMTTTEVENFPGFPDGITGPDLMDRMRRQAERWGAELFQEDVEFLDVRNSPFTVRSSEREVKCYSIIYATGATARRLSLPREDEFWSRGISACAICDGASPLFKGQVLAVVGGGDTATEEALYLTKYARHVHLLVRKDHLRASKAMQDRVFNNPNVTVHFNTETVDVVSNTKGQMSGVLIRKADTNEESVLEVKGLFYGIGHSPNSQLLEGQVDLDAAGYVLVEAGSAKTSVEGVFAAGDVQDHEWRQAITAAGSGCIAALSVERYLTSKDLLIEFHQPATEEVKKELTDRDVKEGFDITTTKHRGQYALRKLYHESPRLLCVLYTAPTCGPCRTLKPILSKVIDEFDQNVHFVEIDIEEDPEIAEAAGIMGTPCVQFFKNKEMIRTVSGVKMKKEYREFIEANK
- the LOC105159833 gene encoding protein MIZU-KUSSEI 1 — its product is MYMGSIMRQYDQHTVPSALPRTSSCKSTSKIIPANYIRSTSAINPPPEPLDGFDRPLVRLASDSRLTRTRSGGLSTFLRSLLSIFTFPSILPTCRWLSIPTQLSITPSLGRKVTGTLFGHRRGHVSFAVQDDPRSEPVLIIELAVSTSALVKEMSSGLVRIALECEKTHQPRGTAVRLFGEPAWTMYCNGRKCGYAVSRSCSESDWQVLRTVQSVSVGAGVIPLVDDGRGAAEGELLYMRARFERVVGSRDSEAFYMLNPDGNGGPELSIFLLRI